Within Pseudomonadota bacterium, the genomic segment GCAGCCCACGCCCGAACGCTTCTGTGGGCTCCGCAACGTGGCTGCAAGGGCTAGAGCCAGCGCCGCACCCGCCCACACCAGTCGATGTAGGCGTCACCAAAGCGATCTGTGAGCATGCGCTCCTCCGGGATGATCTGGAAGCGCGTGATGAAGACCACAAAGAACACGGGCCCCACCCAGGCCCAGGGGCTCCCTAGCCAGGCGGCCTGGGTACAGAGCAGCAAGGTGAGCGACACATACATCGGATTGCGACTGACGGCGTAGATTCCGGAAGTCACCAGCACCGATGCACGCTCGACGTGCACAGGGTCGATGGTCGTGCCCGCGCGAAAAAAGCCCGCCAGGGCCGGAAATCCGAACACTGCGGCGCCGGCGAAGCTGACGGCCATCACGACCCACCCCACGACGCCGTGAGACGGTGGGGGGGAGATGACCCCAGCCTGCAGCGCAAGCAGGCCAAGCACCAGGAATGGAGGCGGGATTCGGTTCTCAAGCGCCCTCATGGATATTCCTCCCCGTAAGACGAAATTCGGTTCTCTGTCGCTCATCGCCGGCAGAATGTCTTGCCATTTCAACCGCCCTTCTTGATGACCCAGACGCTATCGTGGAAAACACGCTGCAAAGCGCTGCAGCAGGCTGCGATCGCCGGTGGTCTTGAGGCGCCCGGTGATCACCGCCCACACTGGGCTGCGTCGCTGGCTGACGATATCAAGCCAGAGCTTCCCGTCGCAGCGCACCGTGATGTCTGGACGCCCCAGCAGCTGGTCGGCCTGAACCTCGA encodes:
- a CDS encoding isoprenylcysteine carboxylmethyltransferase family protein, whose translation is MRALENRIPPPFLVLGLLALQAGVISPPPSHGVVGWVVMAVSFAGAAVFGFPALAGFFRAGTTIDPVHVERASVLVTSGIYAVSRNPMYVSLTLLLCTQAAWLGSPWAWVGPVFFVVFITRFQIIPEERMLTDRFGDAYIDWCGRVRRWL